One Papaver somniferum cultivar HN1 chromosome 10, ASM357369v1, whole genome shotgun sequence genomic window carries:
- the LOC113318518 gene encoding zinc finger MYM-type protein 1-like, with product MDYHPNVRNQVRRAYLQNGPCQPKNHKFPNSRKGRKFNHSWFKAHEYWLEYSISKDRVYCLCCYLFKSSGANNFADEGFCTWSKKSRLQVHVGDINSAHNEARKACEDLLDEKGLAFRGNDEGDDSANRGNFLEILAWLGNINVEDLQPYIMENAPKNLKLTSPDVQKDITSAFSFEIIAAIIRDIGDSFFSILVDESKDISSKEQMAIVLRYVKEGRVIERFFGIEHVATTNALSLKKTITNFFSRHNLSFSQLRGQGYDGAKNMKAKKDPEIKDLFSLVTCVTNVVGGSPKRLEILRKIKGAEISEALSNNELETGRGLNQESNLKRAADTRWGSHQNTLISLINLYSAVMGVLRSVSKDKTSDKRFEARGILVHMKLYNFSFRLHLMKNIMGVTNDLSEALQRKYQDIVNAMKLVRICKTRLQEMRDNGWNDLLSEVSSFCEQHKIKVVCMNDSSLGKGRAKRNVQENSNEHKYRIGIFNAVIDLQLRELNDRFTETTTELLLCVACLCPSDSFASFDKDMLKRLAEFYPKDFSEIDIVLLDGQLQNYIMDVRTSTEFSSLNGITDLARKMVETKKDKVYSKVYLLLTLALILPVATASVERLFSAMKILKTRLHNRMGDEWLNDCLLAYVEKVIMDSIVNDIIMNRFQIMKPRKGRL from the exons ATGGATTATCATCCAAATGTTAGAAACCAAGTTCGAAGGGCATATTTGCAGAATGGGCCGTGCCAGCCTAAAAATCATAAATTTCCTAATTCACGGAAAGGTAGAAAGTTCAATCATTCTTGGTTCAAAGCTCATGAATATTGGCTAGAATACAGCATATCAAAAGATAGAGTATATTGTTTATGTTGTTACTTGTTTAAATCAAGTGGTGCTAATAACTTTGCTGATGAAGGATTTTGTACTTGGAGTAAGAAATCAAGACTGCAGGTTCATGTAGGAGATATAAATAGTGCTCACAACGAAGCTCGGAAAGCCTGTGAAGACTTGTTAGATGAAAAA GGTCTTGCATTTCGTGGGAATGACGAAGGTGATGATTCTGCAAATCGGGGtaattttcttgagattttaGCATGGCTTGGTAACATCAATGTAGAAGATTTGCAGCCTTATATTATGGAAAATGCACCGAAAAATCTGAAATTGACCTCTCCTGATGTTCAAAAAGATATTACAAGTGCTTTTTCATTTGAAATAATTGCTGCAATTATTCGAGACATTGGTGATTCATTCTTTTCAATTCTGGTTGATGAGTCTAAAGATATTTCGTCAAAGGAACAAATGGCTATCGTTTTACGGTATGTGAAAGAAGGACGTGTTATTGAGCGCTTTTTTGGGATTGAACATGTAGCTACTACCAATGCCCTCTCACTCAAGAAAACAATCACTAATTTCTTTTCGAGGCATAATTTAAGTTTTTCCCAGTTGCGAGGACAAGGTTATGATGGGGCTAAGAACATGAAAG CGAAAAAAGATCCAGAAatcaaggatttgttttcattagTTACTTGTGTGACTAATGTTGTTGGAGGATCACCTAAACGCCTTGAAATACTTCGAAAAATAAAAGGTGCTGAAATTTCTGAAGCTCTTAGCAACAATGAACTTGAAACTGGGCGAGGTTTAAACCAAGAGTCGAACCTCAAGCGTGCTGCGGATACAAGGTGGGGTTCGCACCAAAATACTTTAATTAGCTTGATTAATTTGTATTCAGCTGTGATGGGTGTACTTAGATCAGTTTCAAAAGATAAAACTTCTGATAAGAGATTTGAAGCTAGAGGTATTTTGGTTCATATGAAGttatataatttttcttttcgtcttcatttgatgaaaaatattatgGGAGTTACAAATGATTTGTCAGAAGCTTTACAAAGAAAATACCAGGATATTGTGAATGCCATGAAGTTAGTTCGGATTTGTAAGACAAGACTACAAGAGATGAGGGATAATGGTTGGAATGATTTACTTAGTGAAGTATCTTCATTTTGTGAGCAGCATAAGATTAAGGTTGTTTGTATGAATGATTCTAGTTTAGGTAAAGGAAGAGCAAAACGCAATGTCCAAGAAAACAGCAACGAGCATAAATACCGTATTGGGATATTTAATGCTGTTATAGATTTGCAACTAAGAGAATTGAATGATCGCTTTACTGAAACAACTACGGAGCTTCTTCTTTGTGTAGCTTGCTTATGTCCGAGTGATTCGTTTGCTTCttttgataaggacatgttgaaGCGCCTTGCAGAATTTTATCCAAAGGATTTTTCTGAAATTGACATTGTATTACTCGATGGTCAACTTCAAAACTACATTATGGATGTGAGAACAAGCACTGAGTTTTCAAGTTTGAATGGAATTACTGATCTTGCCCGAAAaatggtggaaacaaagaaaGACAAGGTCTATTCAAAGGTTTATTTACTGTTGACATTGGCGTTGATCTTACCGGTTGCTACTGCCAGTGTAGAAAGACTCTTTTCTGCTATGAAAATACTGAAGACTCGATTGCATAATAGAATGGGTGATGAGTGGTTGAACGACTGCTTACTTGCATATGTTGAAAAAGTAATAATGGATAGCATCGTCAATGACATTATTATGAACCGTTTTCAGATCATGAAGCCACGCAAAGGGAGGCTGTAA